Proteins encoded together in one Coffea arabica cultivar ET-39 chromosome 2c, Coffea Arabica ET-39 HiFi, whole genome shotgun sequence window:
- the LOC113728075 gene encoding signal peptide peptidase-like 4 isoform X2: MKLKMRALSCTVSTVVLAVVFLSSSSVFAGDIVHQDDEAPRRPGCDNNFVLVKVATWIDGNEEMEFVGVGARFGQTLESKEKRADQTRLALADPPDCCSKPKNKLTGEVILVYRGNCSFTTKANVAEDAGASAVLIINNQTELFKMVCEPNETDIDIQIPAVMLPIDAGQQLEAVMKNKSAVMAQLYSPHRPLVDVAEVFLWLMAVGTILCASYWSAWTAREAAIEMDKLLKDGSDDYLNLESSNLRGVVDINTSSAVLFVVVASGFLVMLYKLMSFWFIEVLVVLFCIGGIEGLQTCLVALLSCFRCFEHAGESFIKVPFIGAVSYVTLAVSPFCIAFAVVWAVYRRVSFAWIGQDILGIALIVTVLQIIRVPNLKVGTVLLSCAFLYDIFWVFVSKWWFKESVMIVVARGDRSGEDGIPMLLKIPRMFDPWGGYSIIGFGDIILPGLLVAFSLRYDWLSKKNLREGYFLWAMIAYGLGTFLTLGKKRGDLKNLWTRGEPERPCTHVELQQTE; the protein is encoded by the exons atGAAGTTAAAGATGAGAGCTTTGAGCTGTACTGTTAGTACAGTTGTTCTTGCAGTTGTGTTTTTGAGTAGTTCTTCAGTGTTTGCAGGCGATATAGTTCACCAAGATGATGAGGCACCTAGAAGACCTGGTTGTGACAATAATTTTGTTCTG GTGAAAGTTGCAACTTGGATTGATGGCAATGAGGAAATGGAATTTGTTGGTGTTGGTGCTCGATTTGGCCAAACCTTGGAATCGAAAGAGAAGCGTGCCGACCAAACAAGACTTGCCCTTGCTGACCCCCCTGATTGTTGTAGTAAACCAAAAAATAAG CTTACCGGTGAGGTCATCTTGGTGTACCGAGGTAATTGTAGTTTCACAACTAAAGCAAATGTTGCAGAGGATGCAGGTGCTTCTGCAGTCCTCATCATTAACAACCAGACAG AACTCTTCAAGATGGTTTGTGAACCCAACGAGACTGATATAGATATTCAGATACCTGCTGTGATGCTTCCTATTGATGCTGGTCAGCAGTTGGAGGCCGTTATGAAAAACAAGTCTGCTG TTATGGCGCAACTATATTCTCCGCACCGTCCACTTGTTGATGTAGCTGAAGTGTTTTTATGGCTTATGGCTGTTGGCACAATCTTATGTGCATCGTACTGGTCTGCATGGACTGCTAGAGAAGCAGCAATTGAGATGGACAAGCTTTTAAAG GATGGCTCAGATGACTATCTTAATTTGGAGAGTAGTAATTTAAGAGGAGTGGTGGACATCAACACAAGTTCTGCAGTTCTCTTTGTTGTAGTTGCTTCTGGTTTCTTGGTTATGCTTTACAAATTGATGTCATTCTGGTTCATTGAGGTGCTGGTGGTTCTATTTTGCATTGGCGGCATAGAG GGACTGCAAACCTGTTTGGTGGCATTGTTATCATG TTTCAGATGTTTTGAACATGCTGGAGAGTCTTTCATAAAGGTCCCCTTTATTGGAGCTGTATCATACGTGACACTGGCTGTTTCTCCATTCTGCATAGCATTTGCTGTTGTATGGGCAGTTTACCGCCGTGTCTCATTTGCTTGGATCGGTCAAGATATCCTT GGTATTGCTTTGATAGTCACAGTTCTCCAGATCATACGAGTTCCAAATTTGAAG GTTGGAACAGTTCTACTAAGTTGTGCATTCCTATATGACATTTTCTGGGTGTTTGTTTCAAAGTGGTGGTTTAAGGAGAGCGTGATGATAGTG GTTGCTCGTGGTGATAGAAGTGGAGAAGATGGTATACCAATGCTACTCAAGATCCCTCGGATGTTTGATCCATGGGGTGGCTACAGTATAATTGGATTTGGCGACATCATCTTGCCTGGATTGCTGGTGGCCTTTTCACTAAG GTATGATTGGCTGTCCAAGAAGAATCTTCGAGAAGGATACTTTCTGTGGGCAATGATTGCGTATGGATTAG GTACATTCTTGACATTAGGGAAGAAGAGAGGTGATCTTAAGAATCTATGGACAAGAGGAGAGCCAGAGAGACCTTGCACCCATGTCGAACTCCAACAGACTGAATGA
- the LOC113728075 gene encoding signal peptide peptidase-like 4 isoform X1: MKLKMRALSCTVSTVVLAVVFLSSSSVFAGDIVHQDDEAPRRPGCDNNFVLVKVATWIDGNEEMEFVGVGARFGQTLESKEKRADQTRLALADPPDCCSKPKNKLTGEVILVYRGNCSFTTKANVAEDAGASAVLIINNQTELFKMVCEPNETDIDIQIPAVMLPIDAGQQLEAVMKNKSAVMAQLYSPHRPLVDVAEVFLWLMAVGTILCASYWSAWTAREAAIEMDKLLKDGSDDYLNLESSNLRGVVDINTSSAVLFVVVASGFLVMLYKLMSFWFIEVLVVLFCIGGIEGLQTCLVALLSCFRCFEHAGESFIKVPFIGAVSYVTLAVSPFCIAFAVVWAVYRRVSFAWIGQDILGIALIVTVLQIIRVPNLKVGTVLLSCAFLYDIFWVFVSKWWFKESVMIVVARGDRSGEDGIPMLLKIPRMFDPWGGYSIIGFGDIILPGLLVAFSLRYDWLSKKNLREGYFLWAMIAYGLGLLITYVALNMMDGHGQPALLYIVPFTLGTFLTLGKKRGDLKNLWTRGEPERPCTHVELQQTE; the protein is encoded by the exons atGAAGTTAAAGATGAGAGCTTTGAGCTGTACTGTTAGTACAGTTGTTCTTGCAGTTGTGTTTTTGAGTAGTTCTTCAGTGTTTGCAGGCGATATAGTTCACCAAGATGATGAGGCACCTAGAAGACCTGGTTGTGACAATAATTTTGTTCTG GTGAAAGTTGCAACTTGGATTGATGGCAATGAGGAAATGGAATTTGTTGGTGTTGGTGCTCGATTTGGCCAAACCTTGGAATCGAAAGAGAAGCGTGCCGACCAAACAAGACTTGCCCTTGCTGACCCCCCTGATTGTTGTAGTAAACCAAAAAATAAG CTTACCGGTGAGGTCATCTTGGTGTACCGAGGTAATTGTAGTTTCACAACTAAAGCAAATGTTGCAGAGGATGCAGGTGCTTCTGCAGTCCTCATCATTAACAACCAGACAG AACTCTTCAAGATGGTTTGTGAACCCAACGAGACTGATATAGATATTCAGATACCTGCTGTGATGCTTCCTATTGATGCTGGTCAGCAGTTGGAGGCCGTTATGAAAAACAAGTCTGCTG TTATGGCGCAACTATATTCTCCGCACCGTCCACTTGTTGATGTAGCTGAAGTGTTTTTATGGCTTATGGCTGTTGGCACAATCTTATGTGCATCGTACTGGTCTGCATGGACTGCTAGAGAAGCAGCAATTGAGATGGACAAGCTTTTAAAG GATGGCTCAGATGACTATCTTAATTTGGAGAGTAGTAATTTAAGAGGAGTGGTGGACATCAACACAAGTTCTGCAGTTCTCTTTGTTGTAGTTGCTTCTGGTTTCTTGGTTATGCTTTACAAATTGATGTCATTCTGGTTCATTGAGGTGCTGGTGGTTCTATTTTGCATTGGCGGCATAGAG GGACTGCAAACCTGTTTGGTGGCATTGTTATCATG TTTCAGATGTTTTGAACATGCTGGAGAGTCTTTCATAAAGGTCCCCTTTATTGGAGCTGTATCATACGTGACACTGGCTGTTTCTCCATTCTGCATAGCATTTGCTGTTGTATGGGCAGTTTACCGCCGTGTCTCATTTGCTTGGATCGGTCAAGATATCCTT GGTATTGCTTTGATAGTCACAGTTCTCCAGATCATACGAGTTCCAAATTTGAAG GTTGGAACAGTTCTACTAAGTTGTGCATTCCTATATGACATTTTCTGGGTGTTTGTTTCAAAGTGGTGGTTTAAGGAGAGCGTGATGATAGTG GTTGCTCGTGGTGATAGAAGTGGAGAAGATGGTATACCAATGCTACTCAAGATCCCTCGGATGTTTGATCCATGGGGTGGCTACAGTATAATTGGATTTGGCGACATCATCTTGCCTGGATTGCTGGTGGCCTTTTCACTAAG GTATGATTGGCTGTCCAAGAAGAATCTTCGAGAAGGATACTTTCTGTGGGCAATGATTGCGTATGGATTAG GTCTCCTCATTACTTACGTGGCCCTGAACATGATGGATGGACATGGCCAACCAGCATTACTTTATATTGTTCCTTTCACACTAG GTACATTCTTGACATTAGGGAAGAAGAGAGGTGATCTTAAGAATCTATGGACAAGAGGAGAGCCAGAGAGACCTTGCACCCATGTCGAACTCCAACAGACTGAATGA
- the LOC113728075 gene encoding signal peptide peptidase-like 4 isoform X3: protein MEFVGVGARFGQTLESKEKRADQTRLALADPPDCCSKPKNKLTGEVILVYRGNCSFTTKANVAEDAGASAVLIINNQTELFKMVCEPNETDIDIQIPAVMLPIDAGQQLEAVMKNKSAVMAQLYSPHRPLVDVAEVFLWLMAVGTILCASYWSAWTAREAAIEMDKLLKDGSDDYLNLESSNLRGVVDINTSSAVLFVVVASGFLVMLYKLMSFWFIEVLVVLFCIGGIEGLQTCLVALLSCFRCFEHAGESFIKVPFIGAVSYVTLAVSPFCIAFAVVWAVYRRVSFAWIGQDILGIALIVTVLQIIRVPNLKVGTVLLSCAFLYDIFWVFVSKWWFKESVMIVVARGDRSGEDGIPMLLKIPRMFDPWGGYSIIGFGDIILPGLLVAFSLRYDWLSKKNLREGYFLWAMIAYGLGLLITYVALNMMDGHGQPALLYIVPFTLGTFLTLGKKRGDLKNLWTRGEPERPCTHVELQQTE from the exons ATGGAATTTGTTGGTGTTGGTGCTCGATTTGGCCAAACCTTGGAATCGAAAGAGAAGCGTGCCGACCAAACAAGACTTGCCCTTGCTGACCCCCCTGATTGTTGTAGTAAACCAAAAAATAAG CTTACCGGTGAGGTCATCTTGGTGTACCGAGGTAATTGTAGTTTCACAACTAAAGCAAATGTTGCAGAGGATGCAGGTGCTTCTGCAGTCCTCATCATTAACAACCAGACAG AACTCTTCAAGATGGTTTGTGAACCCAACGAGACTGATATAGATATTCAGATACCTGCTGTGATGCTTCCTATTGATGCTGGTCAGCAGTTGGAGGCCGTTATGAAAAACAAGTCTGCTG TTATGGCGCAACTATATTCTCCGCACCGTCCACTTGTTGATGTAGCTGAAGTGTTTTTATGGCTTATGGCTGTTGGCACAATCTTATGTGCATCGTACTGGTCTGCATGGACTGCTAGAGAAGCAGCAATTGAGATGGACAAGCTTTTAAAG GATGGCTCAGATGACTATCTTAATTTGGAGAGTAGTAATTTAAGAGGAGTGGTGGACATCAACACAAGTTCTGCAGTTCTCTTTGTTGTAGTTGCTTCTGGTTTCTTGGTTATGCTTTACAAATTGATGTCATTCTGGTTCATTGAGGTGCTGGTGGTTCTATTTTGCATTGGCGGCATAGAG GGACTGCAAACCTGTTTGGTGGCATTGTTATCATG TTTCAGATGTTTTGAACATGCTGGAGAGTCTTTCATAAAGGTCCCCTTTATTGGAGCTGTATCATACGTGACACTGGCTGTTTCTCCATTCTGCATAGCATTTGCTGTTGTATGGGCAGTTTACCGCCGTGTCTCATTTGCTTGGATCGGTCAAGATATCCTT GGTATTGCTTTGATAGTCACAGTTCTCCAGATCATACGAGTTCCAAATTTGAAG GTTGGAACAGTTCTACTAAGTTGTGCATTCCTATATGACATTTTCTGGGTGTTTGTTTCAAAGTGGTGGTTTAAGGAGAGCGTGATGATAGTG GTTGCTCGTGGTGATAGAAGTGGAGAAGATGGTATACCAATGCTACTCAAGATCCCTCGGATGTTTGATCCATGGGGTGGCTACAGTATAATTGGATTTGGCGACATCATCTTGCCTGGATTGCTGGTGGCCTTTTCACTAAG GTATGATTGGCTGTCCAAGAAGAATCTTCGAGAAGGATACTTTCTGTGGGCAATGATTGCGTATGGATTAG GTCTCCTCATTACTTACGTGGCCCTGAACATGATGGATGGACATGGCCAACCAGCATTACTTTATATTGTTCCTTTCACACTAG GTACATTCTTGACATTAGGGAAGAAGAGAGGTGATCTTAAGAATCTATGGACAAGAGGAGAGCCAGAGAGACCTTGCACCCATGTCGAACTCCAACAGACTGAATGA